One genomic region from Natrinema caseinilyticum encodes:
- a CDS encoding ribonuclease H-like domain-containing protein produces the protein MTAGDGVELLGIRCDTVADFGAAALEDALEYFDPDLVYVVRERSDIRVVSRLRRAFDGPVISAAGPAEMRTETVAGVSIVFSSAPSLLGDLSDEQVDTAGDPWNAHFVVCDDLEPTTNAVSLDATLSGRDAVARYQSRSSAPTTFLTGALEASYDHVWEATVEGDPVRLPVRGVAPLRRSGAAELACLTCDRRGSVAVSSVPADRFGLRALSGVGPATADRLRSTGYDTRAAVAEATAAELRSIDGIGATTAREIGSSARALAESRVVRRTDEPVPPAPEGSTPLFVDIETDGLQPTILWLIGVYDPDCDDYVDFVDTEPTRDEPGAATREFVSWLAAEYDSPSLVAWNGHAFDYKHLERFISRYAPDYREYWDEDVSTYDLYDWAVRRDNAVLPGRTNRLEDVADALGCARSGTTAALDGKTLAERIRRLLEGAGTPTVEPDEDAAAGASEIDWDAARGYCEADVRELAAIYDAIASARLERTARSPERNRSPADGTTQTGLADF, from the coding sequence ATGACAGCGGGCGACGGTGTCGAGCTACTGGGAATTCGTTGCGACACCGTCGCCGATTTCGGGGCCGCCGCGCTCGAGGACGCACTCGAGTACTTCGATCCGGACCTCGTCTACGTGGTCCGCGAGCGGTCGGATATTCGAGTCGTCAGCCGCCTTCGCCGAGCGTTCGACGGCCCGGTCATCTCCGCCGCCGGCCCCGCTGAAATGCGAACAGAAACGGTGGCCGGCGTCTCGATCGTGTTCTCGAGCGCCCCGTCGCTGCTCGGGGACCTGAGCGACGAGCAGGTCGACACCGCTGGGGATCCGTGGAACGCCCATTTCGTCGTCTGCGACGACCTCGAGCCGACGACCAACGCCGTTTCGCTCGACGCGACCCTCTCCGGCCGTGACGCCGTCGCCCGCTACCAATCTCGGTCGAGCGCCCCGACGACGTTCCTCACGGGCGCGCTCGAGGCGAGCTACGATCACGTCTGGGAGGCGACGGTCGAGGGCGACCCCGTCAGGCTGCCGGTTCGGGGTGTCGCCCCGTTACGGCGATCCGGTGCGGCCGAACTCGCCTGTCTCACCTGCGATCGACGGGGTTCGGTGGCGGTCTCGTCGGTCCCGGCCGACCGGTTCGGCCTCCGAGCGCTTTCCGGCGTCGGGCCCGCGACTGCGGATCGGCTCCGCTCCACCGGGTACGACACGCGGGCGGCCGTCGCCGAGGCGACGGCGGCGGAATTGCGATCGATCGACGGAATCGGCGCGACGACGGCTCGAGAGATCGGGTCCAGCGCGCGTGCGCTCGCAGAGTCGCGCGTGGTCCGTCGCACGGACGAGCCGGTTCCGCCGGCCCCCGAGGGATCGACGCCGCTGTTCGTCGATATCGAGACGGACGGGTTGCAGCCGACGATACTCTGGCTGATCGGCGTCTACGACCCCGACTGCGACGACTACGTCGACTTCGTCGACACCGAGCCGACCCGCGACGAGCCGGGTGCGGCGACCCGCGAGTTCGTCTCGTGGCTGGCCGCGGAGTACGACTCCCCTTCGCTCGTCGCCTGGAACGGTCACGCGTTCGACTACAAGCATCTCGAGCGGTTCATCTCCCGTTACGCACCCGACTATCGCGAGTACTGGGACGAGGACGTGTCCACGTACGACCTCTACGACTGGGCGGTGAGACGGGACAACGCCGTCCTGCCGGGTCGAACGAACCGACTCGAGGACGTCGCCGACGCCCTGGGCTGTGCTCGGTCGGGGACGACGGCTGCCCTCGACGGCAAGACGCTGGCCGAACGAATACGACGGCTGCTCGAGGGGGCGGGTACCCCGACCGTCGAGCCGGACGAGGACGCGGCCGCGGGAGCGTCGGAGATCGACTGGGACGCCGCGCGAGGGTACTGCGAGGCGGACGTCCGCGAACTGGCGGCGATCTACGACGCCATCGCGAGCGCCCGGCTCGAGAGGACTGCGCGGTCACCGGAACGGAATCGGTCGCCGGCCGACGGAACGACGCAAACGGGACTCGCCGACTTTTGA
- a CDS encoding thioredoxin family protein, translating to MVPTDKPTRLETGDGVDAFLETHDVALVEFYTSGCAMCQAMEPVLGNVARATDVAIGLVNPGDDIGLVDRFDVRSVPTLILFENGDEIARVADGFQGGDAITDFLAEHVPRAVGTA from the coding sequence ATGGTCCCGACCGACAAACCGACCCGACTCGAGACGGGCGACGGTGTCGACGCCTTCCTCGAGACGCACGACGTGGCACTCGTCGAGTTCTATACCAGCGGGTGTGCGATGTGCCAGGCGATGGAACCGGTGCTTGGAAACGTCGCCCGCGCGACCGACGTCGCGATCGGACTGGTCAACCCCGGTGACGATATCGGGCTCGTCGATCGGTTCGACGTTCGCTCGGTGCCGACGTTGATTCTCTTCGAGAACGGGGACGAGATCGCCCGAGTGGCCGACGGATTCCAGGGCGGCGATGCGATCACGGATTTCCTGGCCGAACACGTCCCTCGCGCAGTCGGGACGGCATAA
- a CDS encoding MarR family transcriptional regulator, giving the protein MTSQKHRSATKIEPVPQGLESARAKLVYIYLDAADGATAEELGEILAMKKINILSVLNSLSGAGHVHRTGDEYVITN; this is encoded by the coding sequence ATGACGTCACAGAAACACCGTTCAGCGACGAAAATCGAACCGGTTCCCCAGGGGCTGGAATCGGCGAGAGCGAAACTGGTGTACATCTATCTTGATGCGGCCGACGGCGCGACGGCCGAGGAGTTAGGAGAGATACTGGCGATGAAGAAGATCAACATCCTCAGCGTCCTGAACTCGCTTTCGGGCGCGGGCCACGTCCATCGGACGGGAGACGAGTACGTCATCACGAACTGA
- a CDS encoding metallophosphoesterase — protein sequence MSDRPSRSDRPDRSERSTARSSSTTAPLVEPIPDEPAAIATVGTQRALLVADYHAGYEAGLRYDRGVDVPSRAPERRDRLASLLERTRPDRLVVLGDLMHSIGDPGGAERGELEVLFESLPDDVPVTVVKGNHDGRIETWLTDGDEVDTDIDVVPGDGTPLGDVGVCHGHTWPSPAVLECEVVCLGHEHPCVRLEDEVGGSRVERVWLRGRLDPAPFRPRPEYEDVAWLDGAGETPPRVVVVPAFNDLVGGTWINVTGQSFLSPFLPAGLAGGEAYLLDGTRLGPYESV from the coding sequence GTGTCAGATCGGCCGTCTCGGTCCGATCGCCCGGATCGGTCGGAGCGATCGACCGCGCGATCGTCGTCGACGACTGCACCTCTCGTCGAGCCGATTCCGGATGAACCGGCCGCCATCGCAACCGTCGGCACCCAACGGGCCCTTCTCGTCGCCGATTATCACGCCGGTTACGAGGCCGGCCTGCGATACGACCGCGGCGTCGACGTCCCCAGTCGCGCCCCCGAGCGCCGCGACCGTCTCGCCTCGCTGCTCGAGCGGACCCGTCCCGACCGACTCGTCGTCCTCGGGGATCTCATGCACTCGATCGGCGACCCGGGCGGGGCCGAGCGCGGCGAACTCGAGGTGCTGTTCGAGTCCCTGCCGGACGACGTGCCCGTTACCGTCGTCAAGGGCAACCACGACGGACGCATCGAAACGTGGCTCACCGACGGTGACGAGGTCGACACCGATATCGACGTCGTTCCCGGCGACGGCACCCCACTGGGCGACGTCGGCGTCTGTCACGGCCACACGTGGCCTTCACCGGCGGTTCTCGAGTGCGAGGTCGTCTGTCTGGGTCACGAACACCCCTGCGTGCGACTCGAAGACGAGGTCGGCGGGAGTCGCGTCGAACGAGTGTGGCTGCGGGGTCGGCTCGATCCCGCTCCGTTTCGACCCAGACCCGAGTACGAGGACGTCGCGTGGCTCGACGGGGCGGGCGAAACGCCGCCCCGGGTGGTCGTCGTTCCGGCGTTCAACGATCTCGTCGGCGGGACGTGGATCAACGTGACCGGACAGTCGTTTCTCTCGCCGTTCCTGCCCGCGGGGCTGGCCGGCGGGGAGGCCTACCTGCTGGACGGGACGCGACTGGGTCCGTACGAGTCCGTGTGA
- a CDS encoding Single-stranded DNA binding protein → MELDDHAEDLASDLGIDKEEVKSDLQNLVEYSVPIDEAKQSLRRKYGDGSSGGGAPSAREIAEITPDDSAVTVTGVVLTAGKRSIRYQGSDHVIVEGRLADETGAIDYTAWEDFGLSPGDAITAGNAGVREWDGEPELNFGESTSLSFEEEPVDVSHEIGGDAQLADLQTGDRAVAVEVSVLECERRTIDGRDGETEILSGVVGDESGRLPFTNWDPAPEIEAGGSVRIENAYVQEFRGVPELNVSAFSTVTELDRAIDVGSDTASMTVGEAVRTGGVYDVEVSGNVLAVREGSGLIQRCPECYRVVQKGQCRTHGDVDGIDDLRVKAILDDGTGTVTVVLDDELTERVYGGTLDDALEQAREAMDQEVVADTIRERIVGREYRVRGHLSVDEYGANLDAETFDESDDDPADRASAVLEGVNA, encoded by the coding sequence ATGGAACTAGACGATCATGCCGAGGATCTCGCCTCCGACCTCGGTATCGACAAAGAGGAGGTCAAATCCGACTTGCAGAACTTAGTGGAGTACAGCGTCCCGATCGACGAGGCAAAACAGAGCCTCCGGCGGAAGTACGGCGACGGTTCGAGCGGCGGCGGGGCCCCGTCGGCCAGGGAAATCGCCGAGATTACGCCCGACGACAGCGCCGTCACCGTCACCGGCGTCGTCCTGACGGCGGGCAAACGATCGATCCGCTATCAGGGATCGGATCACGTCATCGTCGAAGGTCGACTGGCCGACGAGACCGGTGCGATCGACTACACGGCTTGGGAGGACTTCGGCCTCTCTCCCGGCGATGCGATCACCGCAGGAAACGCGGGCGTCCGCGAGTGGGACGGCGAACCCGAACTCAACTTCGGAGAGAGCACGTCGCTCTCGTTCGAGGAAGAACCGGTCGACGTCTCCCACGAAATCGGCGGCGACGCGCAGTTGGCCGACCTCCAGACCGGTGACCGCGCGGTCGCGGTCGAGGTGTCGGTCCTCGAGTGCGAGCGCCGAACGATCGACGGCCGCGACGGCGAGACGGAGATCCTGAGCGGCGTTGTCGGCGACGAGAGCGGCCGACTTCCCTTTACGAACTGGGATCCGGCGCCCGAAATCGAGGCGGGCGGCTCGGTTCGAATCGAAAACGCGTACGTCCAGGAGTTTCGCGGCGTGCCCGAACTCAACGTCTCGGCGTTCTCGACGGTCACCGAACTCGACCGGGCGATCGACGTCGGCAGCGACACAGCCAGCATGACCGTCGGCGAGGCCGTCCGGACGGGCGGCGTCTACGACGTCGAAGTGAGCGGCAACGTCCTCGCCGTCCGGGAGGGGTCCGGCCTGATCCAGCGCTGTCCCGAGTGCTATCGCGTCGTCCAGAAAGGACAGTGTCGAACCCACGGAGACGTCGACGGGATCGACGACCTTCGGGTCAAAGCGATCCTCGACGACGGCACCGGTACCGTCACCGTGGTCTTGGACGACGAGTTGACCGAACGAGTCTACGGCGGGACGCTGGACGACGCCTTAGAACAGGCCCGCGAAGCCATGGATCAGGAGGTCGTCGCGGACACGATCCGCGAGCGCATCGTCGGCCGTGAGTACCGCGTTCGCGGTCACCTCTCCGTCGACGAGTACGGCGCGAACCTGGACGCCGAGACGTTCGACGAAAGCGACGACGATCCGGCCGACCGTGCGTCGGCCGTCCTCGAGGGGGTGAACGCATGA
- a CDS encoding phosphate uptake regulator PhoU: METRKVQVTGGSTYTVSLPKTWATENEVSAGTTVEFYPEDDTLLLTPQSESHRQEGTLDVSNLEGERLTRAVMTMYVSGFDIIRLEAGRITTDQRRAIRSATQGLVGVEVLEETTDSVVIQDLLDSSELSIVNAVTRMRLISQSMLEDAVRALIENDDDIAHDVIERDDDVDRLWLVVSRIFRATLRSPRAAEELGVPREDCFDFHSSARQLERVADHATKISNLALKLDEIPESVADALADLQADTSVVLETSMDALFADDTNEATRLGHDAREAVLEIDEHTRQIDDMLRDLDPVQAQSLGLIVDSLSRSADYGGNIAETALQKAAPRP, encoded by the coding sequence ATGGAGACACGCAAGGTGCAGGTGACGGGCGGGTCGACGTACACGGTTTCGCTCCCCAAAACGTGGGCGACCGAAAACGAGGTCAGCGCGGGCACGACCGTCGAATTTTATCCCGAAGACGACACCCTCCTGTTGACTCCCCAGAGCGAGTCACACCGGCAGGAAGGAACGCTCGACGTCTCGAATCTGGAGGGCGAACGATTGACCCGGGCCGTCATGACCATGTACGTCAGCGGCTTCGACATTATCCGGCTCGAGGCGGGTCGAATCACGACGGACCAGCGACGGGCGATCCGCAGCGCGACGCAGGGACTGGTCGGCGTCGAGGTGCTCGAGGAGACGACGGACAGCGTGGTCATCCAGGACCTCCTCGATTCCTCCGAACTGTCGATCGTCAACGCCGTCACGCGTATGCGCTTGATTTCCCAATCGATGCTCGAGGACGCCGTTCGGGCACTGATCGAGAACGACGACGACATCGCCCACGACGTCATCGAGCGCGACGACGACGTCGACCGCCTCTGGCTGGTCGTCTCGCGAATCTTCCGCGCGACCCTTCGGTCCCCGCGCGCGGCCGAGGAACTCGGTGTCCCTCGCGAAGACTGCTTCGACTTCCACTCGAGCGCCCGCCAACTCGAACGCGTCGCCGACCACGCGACGAAGATCAGCAACCTCGCGCTCAAACTCGACGAAATTCCCGAGTCGGTCGCCGACGCGCTCGCGGACCTGCAGGCGGATACCTCGGTGGTCCTGGAAACGTCGATGGACGCCTTGTTCGCAGACGACACCAACGAGGCGACCCGGCTCGGCCACGACGCCCGCGAAGCCGTCCTCGAAATCGACGAACACACCCGACAGATAGACGACATGCTTCGGGACCTCGACCCGGTGCAGGCCCAATCGCTCGGGCTGATCGTCGACTCGCTGTCCAGAAGCGCCGACTACGGCGGGAATATCGCGGAAACGGCGCTGCAGAAGGCCGCACCGCGTCCCTGA
- a CDS encoding PstS family phosphate ABC transporter substrate-binding protein, with translation MADNKFGRDAVSRRKFVAGAGAAGLVAAAGCLGSDGGGSSGSGPLTADGSSTVYPITSDAASYWNSNHPADDGEYWGSNSEGTAPGYDKIDNPDDENLADYWAGLYGFEPTDGAAPPFSVNIGLSHSGTGIEKVANGQVDIGDASSSVADELPDASQEDLDKYTDHVVARDGQPVVVSKEIWDAGVEKLTGDQVRAIYTGEITNWSEIDAYSGPDKEIQAVGRAVGSGTDTAFRANMLGDPEAEMSVDVRKGQNQQVQTTVADSDNAIAYMALAFVDMDRVPAISLELEGTTYTLGENLGSKDYPLSRELHCYTYEGTSKKEAAFINMLLSEFGQLHFVQPNNYFMLPPEERDEQRSKLPEQEN, from the coding sequence ATGGCAGACAACAAGTTCGGACGCGACGCAGTATCGCGACGGAAGTTCGTTGCCGGAGCAGGTGCCGCCGGCCTTGTCGCAGCAGCCGGCTGCCTCGGAAGCGATGGAGGGGGAAGCAGTGGCAGCGGACCGCTGACGGCCGACGGTTCCTCTACCGTCTACCCGATTACGTCCGACGCGGCGTCCTACTGGAACTCCAACCACCCCGCCGACGACGGCGAGTACTGGGGCTCCAACTCCGAGGGCACCGCGCCCGGCTACGACAAGATCGACAACCCCGACGACGAGAACCTCGCCGACTACTGGGCCGGCCTCTACGGCTTCGAACCCACGGACGGCGCCGCGCCGCCGTTCTCGGTCAACATCGGTCTCAGTCACTCCGGAACCGGCATCGAGAAGGTCGCCAACGGCCAGGTCGACATCGGTGACGCCAGTTCGAGCGTCGCCGACGAGCTCCCCGACGCCAGCCAGGAAGACCTCGACAAGTACACCGACCACGTCGTCGCGCGCGACGGCCAGCCCGTCGTCGTGAGCAAGGAAATCTGGGACGCCGGCGTCGAGAAGCTGACCGGCGATCAGGTTCGCGCGATCTACACCGGCGAGATCACGAACTGGTCCGAGATTGACGCGTACTCCGGACCCGACAAGGAGATCCAGGCGGTCGGCCGCGCGGTCGGCTCCGGGACCGACACGGCGTTCCGCGCCAACATGCTCGGCGACCCCGAGGCCGAGATGAGCGTCGACGTCCGCAAGGGCCAGAACCAGCAGGTCCAGACGACGGTCGCGGACTCCGACAACGCCATCGCGTACATGGCGCTCGCGTTCGTCGACATGGACCGCGTCCCCGCGATCTCGCTCGAACTCGAGGGGACGACCTACACGCTCGGCGAGAACCTCGGCTCGAAGGACTACCCGCTCTCGCGTGAGCTTCACTGCTACACCTACGAGGGGACGAGCAAGAAGGAGGCAGCGTTCATCAACATGCTGCTGAGCGAGTTCGGTCAGCTCCACTTCGTCCAGCCGAACAACTACTTCATGCTCCCGCCCGAGGAGCGCGACGAACAGCGCTCGAAGCTGCCCGAGCAGGAGAACTAA
- the pstC gene encoding phosphate ABC transporter permease subunit PstC translates to MSTSELHQQLKDHFGVESADDRVVTLGAVGAVCLLGSAVAFLIGSPFTALPLAGFLLTVAYGLYEYQAATAKALSFLATVGTGAILALITIYLIVEALPAIRFTGVEMFTHASEPMWRTRGEEMYSLVPMMWGTLVTTVLAMLIAGPLGVAGALFISEIAPDAVREVVKPAVETLAGIPSIVYGFIGFTILNDYMMENVDLSTSGSLVIVGMVVGLMSLPTVVSVAEDAIASVPESMKSGSLALGTTDWQTTKSITIPAAFSGVSAAVLLGVGRAVGETMAATVILGHAQRLPDPLYDVFGNTETLTSLIASQYGVASGTHMSALFAAGVVLFVSVTVLSVASQYIERRMQSQLQGES, encoded by the coding sequence ATGTCAACGTCAGAACTACACCAACAACTGAAAGACCACTTCGGGGTCGAGTCGGCCGACGACAGGGTCGTAACCCTGGGAGCGGTGGGAGCGGTGTGCCTACTCGGGTCGGCCGTCGCGTTCTTGATCGGGTCCCCGTTTACCGCGCTGCCCCTCGCGGGGTTCCTGCTCACGGTGGCGTATGGACTGTACGAGTATCAGGCGGCCACGGCGAAAGCGCTGAGTTTTCTCGCGACGGTCGGCACCGGTGCGATCCTCGCGTTGATCACGATCTACCTGATCGTCGAGGCGCTGCCAGCGATCCGCTTCACGGGTGTGGAGATGTTCACACACGCCTCGGAGCCGATGTGGCGCACGCGCGGTGAGGAGATGTACTCGCTCGTCCCGATGATGTGGGGCACGCTCGTCACGACGGTGCTTGCGATGCTGATCGCCGGCCCGCTCGGCGTCGCGGGCGCGCTGTTCATCAGCGAGATCGCACCCGACGCAGTCCGGGAGGTCGTCAAGCCCGCCGTCGAGACACTCGCCGGGATCCCCTCGATCGTCTACGGCTTCATCGGGTTCACCATTCTGAACGACTACATGATGGAGAACGTGGACCTGTCGACGTCCGGCAGTCTCGTCATCGTGGGGATGGTCGTCGGGCTGATGTCACTACCGACGGTCGTTTCCGTCGCCGAGGACGCCATCGCGAGCGTCCCGGAGTCGATGAAGAGCGGCTCGCTCGCGCTCGGAACGACCGACTGGCAGACCACCAAGAGCATCACGATCCCCGCCGCGTTCTCGGGCGTCTCCGCCGCCGTGTTGCTCGGCGTCGGCCGCGCCGTCGGCGAGACGATGGCGGCGACCGTGATCCTGGGCCACGCCCAGCGGCTCCCCGACCCGCTGTACGACGTCTTCGGCAACACCGAGACGCTGACCAGCCTCATCGCGAGCCAGTACGGCGTCGCCAGCGGTACGCACATGAGCGCGCTGTTCGCCGCCGGCGTCGTGCTGTTCGTCAGCGTCACCGTGCTCTCGGTCGCGTCCCAGTACATCGAACGACGCATGCAGAGCCAACTGCAGGGTGAATCATGA
- the pstA gene encoding phosphate ABC transporter permease PstA, whose protein sequence is MSQETTTGTAAPAVDAFDRVALSVVGLSIVTFLLGWTTLFERTSADTAVAGLSLFTLFGVVFLLAGLGLIVSGIASYVDAFETTADQYTGLGTGIAFGVVGFATGGLATTVLFGVGATGSVLAGLVVAFVTTIGVAVLPEDIGTTLPVGSLSILWGALLVGGLVDASWFWNPPSLEATFHAPIVVPLATIALSLLVAWSGAIVAEGFGSQGRQNGAYLLIGLNAFGMIAVLLLLILFVVRKGLPKLLEGAQFGPGLSISVPFLTKGVVLGQQYNGIFPAIVGTVWLVIGAVVLAVPMGIGAAVFLTEYAEQGRFTAVIETATNALWSTPSIVYGLFGYAFLVPRFGNSNSLLAGMMVLGFMLLPLVVITSRESIKSVPDEYRDASAALGVNQWQTIRSVVLPAAMPGVVTGVILGVGRIAGETAPILLVTSGQPFPARAPSILGSFRFVATPPFVENQALLQASSALPYQLYAVITAGVGQEEAFGWGTALVLLMVVLGFYAIGIASRIYFRRKLHE, encoded by the coding sequence ATGAGCCAGGAGACGACGACCGGGACGGCCGCGCCCGCCGTCGACGCGTTCGACCGCGTCGCGCTGAGCGTCGTCGGTCTCTCGATCGTGACGTTCCTGCTCGGCTGGACGACGCTGTTCGAGCGCACGAGCGCCGACACCGCCGTCGCGGGCCTCTCGCTGTTTACGCTGTTCGGCGTCGTGTTCCTGTTGGCGGGCCTCGGACTGATCGTCTCGGGAATCGCGTCGTACGTCGACGCATTCGAGACGACCGCCGACCAGTACACCGGACTCGGCACCGGCATCGCGTTCGGCGTGGTCGGTTTCGCGACCGGCGGGTTGGCGACGACGGTCCTGTTCGGCGTCGGCGCCACCGGCAGCGTCCTCGCGGGGCTGGTCGTCGCGTTCGTCACGACGATCGGCGTCGCGGTGCTTCCGGAAGACATCGGCACGACGCTCCCGGTCGGCTCGCTCTCGATCCTCTGGGGCGCGCTGCTGGTCGGCGGCCTCGTCGACGCGAGCTGGTTCTGGAACCCACCGTCGCTGGAGGCGACGTTCCACGCCCCGATCGTCGTACCGCTCGCGACCATCGCGCTCAGCCTGCTCGTCGCCTGGAGCGGCGCTATCGTCGCGGAGGGCTTTGGCAGCCAGGGCCGACAGAACGGCGCGTACCTGCTGATCGGATTGAACGCCTTCGGCATGATCGCAGTACTGCTGTTGCTGATCCTCTTCGTCGTCCGCAAGGGGCTCCCGAAGCTCCTCGAGGGCGCCCAGTTCGGTCCGGGGCTGAGTATCTCCGTTCCCTTCCTCACGAAGGGAGTCGTGCTCGGCCAGCAGTACAACGGCATCTTCCCGGCCATCGTCGGCACGGTCTGGCTCGTGATCGGCGCGGTGGTGCTCGCGGTCCCGATGGGAATCGGCGCTGCCGTCTTCCTCACCGAGTACGCAGAGCAAGGCCGGTTCACCGCGGTCATCGAAACCGCGACCAACGCGCTGTGGAGTACGCCCAGTATCGTCTACGGCCTGTTCGGCTACGCGTTCCTCGTGCCTCGGTTCGGCAACAGCAATTCGCTGCTCGCGGGGATGATGGTTCTGGGCTTCATGCTGCTGCCCCTGGTCGTCATCACCAGTCGCGAGTCGATCAAGAGCGTCCCCGACGAGTACCGGGACGCGAGCGCCGCGCTGGGCGTCAACCAGTGGCAGACGATCCGGAGCGTCGTGCTGCCGGCCGCGATGCCCGGCGTCGTCACCGGCGTGATCCTCGGCGTCGGTCGGATCGCAGGCGAGACGGCGCCGATCCTGCTCGTGACGAGCGGCCAGCCGTTCCCCGCTCGCGCGCCGAGCATCCTCGGCTCCTTTCGGTTCGTCGCGACCCCACCGTTCGTCGAGAACCAGGCGCTGTTGCAGGCCTCGAGCGCGCTCCCCTACCAGCTGTACGCCGTCATCACCGCCGGCGTCGGCCAGGAAGAGGCGTTCGGATGGGGGACCGCCCTCGTACTGCTGATGGTGGTGCTTGGATTCTACGCGATCGGCATCGCCTCGCGAATCTACTTCAGGAGGAAGCTACACGAATGA
- the pstB gene encoding phosphate ABC transporter ATP-binding protein PstB: protein MSEQTAPTNVAQSSNSHTVDAETDERLVDSWTDYEFAGEAAISVEDLDVYYGDDRAIDSISMDIPEKSVTALIGPSGCGKSTFLRCLNRMNDRIDSARVEGTVEIDDENIYEGDTDLVELRKKVGMVFQSPNPFPKSIRANVSYGPRKHGDVNVGVLGRLLGNDDREVEREIVERSLEQAALWEEVSERLDDNALGLSGGQQQRLCIARCLAVDPDVILMDEPASALDPVATAKIEDLIEQLAEEYTVVVVTHNMQQAARISDQTAVFLTGGQLVEYDDTDKIFENPESDRVEDYVTGKFG from the coding sequence ATGAGCGAACAGACGGCACCGACGAACGTTGCACAGTCATCGAACAGCCATACGGTCGACGCCGAGACCGACGAGCGACTCGTCGACTCGTGGACCGACTACGAATTCGCGGGCGAGGCCGCCATCTCGGTCGAAGACCTCGACGTGTACTACGGCGACGACCGCGCCATCGACAGCATCTCGATGGACATTCCCGAGAAGAGCGTGACGGCACTGATCGGCCCGAGCGGTTGCGGGAAGTCGACGTTCCTTCGGTGTCTCAACCGGATGAACGACCGGATCGACAGTGCCCGAGTCGAGGGGACCGTCGAGATCGACGACGAGAACATCTACGAGGGGGACACCGACCTGGTTGAACTCCGAAAGAAGGTCGGGATGGTCTTCCAGAGCCCGAACCCGTTCCCGAAGTCGATCCGCGCGAACGTCTCCTATGGCCCGCGAAAGCACGGCGACGTCAACGTCGGCGTGCTGGGTCGCCTGCTCGGGAACGACGACCGCGAGGTCGAGCGTGAGATCGTCGAGCGCTCGCTCGAGCAGGCGGCGCTGTGGGAGGAAGTATCCGAGCGGCTCGACGACAACGCGCTCGGGCTCTCGGGCGGCCAGCAACAGCGCCTGTGCATCGCGCGCTGTCTCGCCGTCGACCCCGACGTGATCCTGATGGACGAGCCGGCGAGCGCCCTCGATCCCGTCGCGACCGCCAAAATCGAGGATCTGATCGAGCAACTCGCCGAGGAGTACACCGTCGTGGTCGTTACCCACAACATGCAACAGGCCGCGCGGATCAGCGACCAGACCGCCGTGTTCCTCACCGGCGGTCAACTCGTCGAGTACGACGACACCGACAAGATCTTCGAGAATCCCGAGAGCGACCGCGTCGAGGACTACGTCACCGGCAAATTCGGGTGA
- the phoU gene encoding phosphate signaling complex protein PhoU — translation MAREDYRGRLERLREAIVALGDLVREQLADAATALFTRERALAREVIAGDRRVNQRTLDIEGECLDLVALYQPVAGDLRIVVAAFKIVTDLERVGDLATNLAEYALAATESSPPLPDVDFERIAALALELLEQAIEAFVTEEPAVCFAVADRDDELDARCASVTERVVRACIDLRVEGVGETTEWLVETGSDGTAGTYDVLADVVRTLVIVRDIERVGDHAVNVAARTLYAVESSDELLR, via the coding sequence ATGGCACGCGAGGACTACCGGGGGCGACTCGAGCGTCTTCGCGAGGCAATCGTCGCGCTGGGCGACCTCGTTCGCGAGCAACTCGCCGACGCCGCCACGGCACTCTTTACCCGCGAACGAGCGCTCGCACGGGAGGTTATCGCGGGCGATCGGAGGGTCAATCAGCGCACCCTCGACATCGAAGGGGAGTGTCTCGACCTGGTGGCACTCTACCAGCCCGTCGCCGGCGACCTTCGGATCGTCGTCGCCGCCTTCAAGATCGTCACCGATCTCGAGCGCGTCGGCGACCTCGCGACCAACCTGGCAGAGTACGCGCTTGCAGCGACCGAATCGTCGCCGCCGCTTCCCGACGTCGATTTCGAGCGGATCGCCGCGCTCGCACTGGAGTTGCTCGAGCAGGCGATCGAGGCGTTCGTCACGGAGGAGCCAGCGGTCTGTTTCGCGGTCGCCGATCGCGACGACGAACTCGACGCCCGCTGTGCCAGCGTCACGGAGCGGGTCGTCCGGGCCTGTATCGATCTCCGGGTCGAAGGCGTCGGCGAGACGACGGAGTGGCTGGTCGAAACCGGTTCCGACGGAACCGCGGGGACGTACGACGTCCTCGCTGACGTCGTGCGGACGCTCGTGATCGTTCGCGACATAGAACGGGTCGGTGATCACGCGGTGAACGTGGCTGCCCGGACGCTGTACGCGGTCGAAAGCAGCGACGAGTTGCTCCGGTGA